In Polyangiaceae bacterium, the genomic window CCTGCGGGCATGCCCATCACCAGCGCGAAGTCGGGCACGTCGTACACGACGACCGCGCCGGCGGCGACGAAGCAGTACACCCCGAGGCGACGGCCCGGCATGATGGTGGCGTTGGCGCCGATGGTGGCGCCGCGGCCCACGACCGTGCGCTGGTACTCGGCGCGGCGCGAGACGGGCGCCCGAGGGTTCGTCACGTTGGTGAAGACCGCGCTCGGCCCGACGAACACGTCGTCCTCGAGCACCACGCCGTCGTACAGGCTGACGTTGTTCTGCACGCGCACGCCGCTGCCGACGCGGGCGCCGGCGGCGACGAAGCAACCTTGGCCGAAGGAGCACTGCTCACCGATGCGCGCCCCGGCCATCACGTGACAGAAATGCCAGATCTTCGTGCCGTCGCCGATCTGGGCGCCGACGTCCACGACGGCAGTGGGGTGGATGAAGATGCTCATGGCTCAGGCGAACCGCCGCGCGGCCTCGTCCAGTCTCGTGAAGGAGTATCCCGCGGCCTTCAGCGTCTCGACCACCGCGCCGAGCGCCGCGAGCTTGTCGGCGACGCGCACCCGCACGTCCACCTGGTGTGGGCCGAGCGCTCCGAGATCGTCGCCGGCGTCGAGCACGTCGATGCCGTGGAGCTCCAGGTTCACCAGCGGCTCTCCCAGCACCAGCCGGGTGAGCCAGCGGGCTCGCGCGGCGCCGGCCAGCGTGAGCGTGGTGCCGATGAACGGCAGCCGCGGCCCGCGCGTCACCTGGATCGGCAGCTCGAGCAGGCCTCCCCCCCGCTTCCAGTACGGCTTGCCCACCCGGTAGGGCCGCGTCGGCGCCGCGAGCACGCTCGGTCGATCCAAGACCGAGCGCGAGCTGCGCCCTCGCAAGCGTATGCCGCCGAGCTTCACCGCCTTGGCCAGGTAATACGGCGGGCACGGGAACACCGACGAGTCGTAGTCCACGCCGAGCTCCGCGAGCACCGCGAAGAGCTCGTCGCTGACGGTGTAGCCGGGCGCGCGGAATCCGCTCGGTCGCTGGCCCGTCGCGCCCTCCAGCACGGTGATCCCGGACGCGACCTGCCGCCACATCTCCGTGCGATCCCGCCGCGTCAGATCGTAGAGGTGGTCGAGCGAGTGGTTGGCGATCTCGTGGCCGGCCTCGGAGAGGGCTCGCAGGCGCCGGGCGTTGGCCTCCCGCGCCATGTCCGCACCGATGGCGAACAGCGTGAGCGGCAGCCCGTGGGCGCGGGCGAAGTCGTCGAGCCGCCCGAGCCCGACGTCGTAGACGGCGTTCGCGCCCGGACCCGCGGGCGGAGCCAGGCCGTGGATCGCGAAGTAGTTGGGGATCTCGTCGAGATCGACGGAGATGGCGGCCAGGCGCACGGGGCGGGAGGTTAGCGCGCATCGTCGCGGGTGCGGGATATAGTCGCGCCGTGCTCGGCGAAACCCTGGGTGTCTACCGCTACGGCGGGCGGGCGATCCGCCTGGTCTGGGACACCAGCCGCGGGCTCGCCGTGGCCCTCTCGCTGCTCAGCCTGGCCGCGGGCCTGCTCCCCGCGGCGGTCGCCTACGTCGGCAAGCTGATCGTCGACGCGGTCGTGCACGCCATCCAGAACCCCGCCACCGCGACGCCGGACGTCGCCCTGGAGTGGGTCGCCGTCGAGATGGGCCTGGTGACGGTGCTCGCCGCCATCCAGCGCGCGCTCGACGCGGTGAAGTCCCTGTTGCGGGCGCAGCTCGGCAACCGCGTCAACGTGATGATCCTCGAGAAAGCGCTGACCCTACGCCTGGAGCACTTCGAGGACTCCGAGCTCTACGACAAGATGACCCGGGCGCGGC contains:
- a CDS encoding N-acetyltransferase; translation: MSIFIHPTAVVDVGAQIGDGTKIWHFCHVMAGARIGEQCSFGQGCFVAAGARVGSGVRVQNNVSLYDGVVLEDDVFVGPSAVFTNVTNPRAPVSRRAEYQRTVVGRGATIGANATIMPGRRLGVYCFVAAGAVVVYDVPDFALVMGMPAGQTGWMSRHGRKLVFDEEGLATCPGTGERYRLMLDGNVVPLG
- a CDS encoding polysaccharide deacetylase family protein, whose amino-acid sequence is MRLAAISVDLDEIPNYFAIHGLAPPAGPGANAVYDVGLGRLDDFARAHGLPLTLFAIGADMAREANARRLRALSEAGHEIANHSLDHLYDLTRRDRTEMWRQVASGITVLEGATGQRPSGFRAPGYTVSDELFAVLAELGVDYDSSVFPCPPYYLAKAVKLGGIRLRGRSSRSVLDRPSVLAAPTRPYRVGKPYWKRGGGLLELPIQVTRGPRLPFIGTTLTLAGAARARWLTRLVLGEPLVNLELHGIDVLDAGDDLGALGPHQVDVRVRVADKLAALGAVVETLKAAGYSFTRLDEAARRFA